A genomic window from Tolypothrix sp. PCC 7910 includes:
- a CDS encoding radical SAM protein has protein sequence MTQQNNSAFIPHTARSTMANKKRPTIGLIEPPATGLYDTEGKNWTSLYRHRSLISKQVLLADLQAGGFDARLVNLRDDNYSEEFGEIVWKGMTLRKTYVGGKISTLDPQAYDAWGITVNFSQDRQVSCMVIEHLAKGDRPIVVGGSDALAEPHHYFKAGATAVVQDKSGGANWAIFDYVLGRTPREELTGVILADGKQYPRKTKAKSPDEWALPSLEVAKECLGTLPNVQGFVPVGSLVADIGCDRTCDFCMTPTYGTGFRRMSPATALKWLEIQKQAGAVSINIGSDQFLARGLFPGGREEILEITNGAREMGITLMWPNGLELRKTTLGAGRNYDSTDLRPDEELIAALFGWNGKVGCPLAYIPAERPVFGREAYKKLLPWQEHCTLMKSVVSTGVPVVTYGIIIGLPDDDHDDLLRLEEAISELVDELVEINPQLEFQTSCYSIIPLPGTPQSCNLRKTGMLQFEDTCLWGVWTTTSNTRHLTYEEVSDWQIRLSNIRRAPSEFTNYNGEYSAMVSTASSNDSKIVLGV, from the coding sequence ATGACACAGCAAAACAATTCTGCATTTATCCCCCATACTGCACGCTCGACTATGGCAAACAAGAAGCGTCCGACAATTGGGCTGATTGAACCGCCAGCAACAGGACTCTACGATACAGAAGGCAAAAATTGGACTTCTTTATATAGACATCGCTCTTTAATTAGTAAGCAAGTTTTGCTAGCTGACTTGCAAGCTGGTGGTTTTGATGCCCGCTTGGTCAACCTCAGAGATGACAATTATAGTGAAGAATTTGGAGAAATTGTCTGGAAAGGGATGACTCTGCGGAAAACATATGTCGGGGGCAAAATTTCCACCCTCGACCCCCAAGCCTATGATGCTTGGGGTATTACAGTCAATTTCTCCCAAGACCGCCAAGTCAGTTGTATGGTGATTGAGCATTTAGCGAAAGGCGATCGCCCCATTGTCGTTGGCGGTTCGGATGCGCTAGCGGAACCACACCACTACTTCAAAGCTGGCGCAACAGCAGTGGTTCAGGATAAATCCGGGGGAGCAAACTGGGCGATTTTCGACTATGTCCTGGGAAGAACTCCACGGGAAGAACTCACGGGTGTGATTCTCGCTGATGGTAAACAGTATCCTCGGAAAACTAAAGCTAAAAGTCCTGATGAGTGGGCGCTACCCTCGTTGGAAGTGGCGAAAGAATGTTTAGGGACACTTCCCAACGTCCAAGGATTTGTACCTGTTGGTTCCTTAGTTGCAGACATTGGATGCGATCGCACCTGTGATTTTTGCATGACACCTACCTACGGGACTGGCTTTCGCAGAATGTCCCCAGCCACAGCCCTCAAATGGTTAGAGATTCAGAAACAAGCGGGGGCTGTGTCGATCAATATCGGTTCCGATCAATTCCTCGCCCGTGGACTCTTCCCTGGAGGGCGAGAAGAGATATTGGAAATTACCAATGGGGCGAGGGAGATGGGAATCACTCTCATGTGGCCCAATGGTTTAGAGCTGCGGAAAACAACTCTCGGCGCTGGACGCAACTATGACAGCACCGACCTCAGACCAGATGAAGAGTTAATTGCAGCCTTGTTTGGTTGGAATGGTAAAGTTGGTTGTCCTTTGGCTTATATCCCTGCTGAACGTCCTGTTTTTGGACGAGAAGCATATAAGAAACTGCTACCTTGGCAGGAGCATTGTACTTTGATGAAATCTGTAGTTAGCACTGGTGTACCTGTCGTGACTTATGGCATCATCATCGGGCTACCAGATGATGACCATGATGACTTGTTGCGCCTGGAGGAAGCAATTTCGGAACTTGTGGATGAACTGGTAGAGATTAACCCACAATTAGAATTTCAAACTTCCTGCTACAGCATTATTCCCTTACCCGGAACTCCGCAATCTTGTAACTTACGTAAAACAGGAATGCTGCAGTTTGAAGATACTTGTCTTTGGGGGGTATGGACAACTACTTCCAATACTCGTCATCTTACTTACGAGGAGGTTTCTGATTGGCAAATTCGTCTGTCTAATATTCGCAGAGCGCCATCAGAATTTACTAACTATAACGGCGAATATTCAGCAATGGTAAGTACAGCTTCCTCCAACGACTCCAAGATTGTGTTGGGAGTTTGA